One part of the Numenius arquata chromosome 24, bNumArq3.hap1.1, whole genome shotgun sequence genome encodes these proteins:
- the OARD1 gene encoding ADP-ribose glycohydrolase OARD1 isoform X3: protein MWGALGRFFVAQASARRVLLHAVPAAGGVFTVAHVTMATHFSKDQEERIKCVKGDLFSCPATDALAHCISEDCRMGAGIAVLFKKKFGGVQELLDQQKKTGEVAVLQRDDRYIYYLITKKKVSHKPTYDSMRQSLEAMRAHCLNNGVTDISMPRIGCGLDGLDWNKVSAILEQVFEDTDIKITVYSL, encoded by the exons ATGTGGGGAGCGCTGGGGAGGTTCTTTGTGGCTCAAGCCTCGGCTCGGCGGGTCCTTCTTCACGCCGTGCCCGCGG CTGGAGGAGTCTTCACTGTAGCCCATGTTACCATGGCCACCCACTTCTCTAAGGATCAGGAGGAGAGA ATCAAGTGTGTTAAGGGGGACCTTTTCTCATGCCCCGCAACGGACGCATTGGCTCATTGCATCAGCGAGGACTGTCGCATGGGTGCAGGCATAGctgttctttttaagaaaaagtttgGAGGCGTTCAAGAGCTGTTGGATCAAC AAAAGAAGACTGGGGAGGTGGCAGTTCTCCAGAGAGATGACCGATACATTTACTACCTG ATTACGAAGAAGAAAGTTTCTCACAAGCCGACATATGACAGTATGCGACAGAGCTTAGAAGCCATGAGAGCTCATTGTCTGAACAATGGAGTTACTGACATTTCCATGCCTAG GATTGGATGTGGACTTGACGGCCTGGATTGGAATAAAGTTTCGGCAATACTTGAGCAAGTGTTTGAAGACACAGATATAAAGATCACAGTTTACAGTCTGTGA
- the OARD1 gene encoding ADP-ribose glycohydrolase OARD1 isoform X1, whose amino-acid sequence MWGALGRFFVAQASARRVLLHAVPAAGGVFTVAHVTMATHFSKDQEERIKCVKGDLFSCPATDALAHCISEDCRMGAGIAVLFKKKFGGVQELLDQQKKTGEVAVLQRDDRYIYYLITKKKVSHKPTYDSMRQSLEAMRAHCLNNGVTDISMPRIGCGLDGLDWNKVSAILEQVFEDTDIKITVYSLGFYQQQQQKKSSRAANLGCCVQEACGEDVVVTLGEFPVCPSKPPDVTGPPQSTCLC is encoded by the exons ATGTGGGGAGCGCTGGGGAGGTTCTTTGTGGCTCAAGCCTCGGCTCGGCGGGTCCTTCTTCACGCCGTGCCCGCGG CTGGAGGAGTCTTCACTGTAGCCCATGTTACCATGGCCACCCACTTCTCTAAGGATCAGGAGGAGAGA ATCAAGTGTGTTAAGGGGGACCTTTTCTCATGCCCCGCAACGGACGCATTGGCTCATTGCATCAGCGAGGACTGTCGCATGGGTGCAGGCATAGctgttctttttaagaaaaagtttgGAGGCGTTCAAGAGCTGTTGGATCAAC AAAAGAAGACTGGGGAGGTGGCAGTTCTCCAGAGAGATGACCGATACATTTACTACCTG ATTACGAAGAAGAAAGTTTCTCACAAGCCGACATATGACAGTATGCGACAGAGCTTAGAAGCCATGAGAGCTCATTGTCTGAACAATGGAGTTACTGACATTTCCATGCCTAG GATTGGATGTGGACTTGACGGCCTGGATTGGAATAAAGTTTCGGCAATACTTGAGCAAGTGTTTGAAGACACAGATATAAAGATCACAGTTTACAGTCT TGGCTTttaccaacaacaacaacaaaaaaaaagctccagaGCAGCTAATTTGGGATGTTGTGTTCAGGAAGCCTGTGGAGAAGATGTTGTGGTGACCCTCGGGGAGTTCCCAGTCTGTCCCAGCAAGCCACCAGATGTCACTGGTCCTCCACAGAGCACTTGCCTGTGCTAG
- the OARD1 gene encoding ADP-ribose glycohydrolase OARD1 isoform X2: MATHFSKDQEERIKCVKGDLFSCPATDALAHCISEDCRMGAGIAVLFKKKFGGVQELLDQQKKTGEVAVLQRDDRYIYYLITKKKVSHKPTYDSMRQSLEAMRAHCLNNGVTDISMPRIGCGLDGLDWNKVSAILEQVFEDTDIKITVYSLGFYQQQQQKKSSRAANLGCCVQEACGEDVVVTLGEFPVCPSKPPDVTGPPQSTCLC; encoded by the exons ATGGCCACCCACTTCTCTAAGGATCAGGAGGAGAGA ATCAAGTGTGTTAAGGGGGACCTTTTCTCATGCCCCGCAACGGACGCATTGGCTCATTGCATCAGCGAGGACTGTCGCATGGGTGCAGGCATAGctgttctttttaagaaaaagtttgGAGGCGTTCAAGAGCTGTTGGATCAAC AAAAGAAGACTGGGGAGGTGGCAGTTCTCCAGAGAGATGACCGATACATTTACTACCTG ATTACGAAGAAGAAAGTTTCTCACAAGCCGACATATGACAGTATGCGACAGAGCTTAGAAGCCATGAGAGCTCATTGTCTGAACAATGGAGTTACTGACATTTCCATGCCTAG GATTGGATGTGGACTTGACGGCCTGGATTGGAATAAAGTTTCGGCAATACTTGAGCAAGTGTTTGAAGACACAGATATAAAGATCACAGTTTACAGTCT TGGCTTttaccaacaacaacaacaaaaaaaaagctccagaGCAGCTAATTTGGGATGTTGTGTTCAGGAAGCCTGTGGAGAAGATGTTGTGGTGACCCTCGGGGAGTTCCCAGTCTGTCCCAGCAAGCCACCAGATGTCACTGGTCCTCCACAGAGCACTTGCCTGTGCTAG
- the APOBEC2 gene encoding C->U-editing enzyme APOBEC-2 → MAEKQEEPSNTQNGEPDNAEEGEEKKKKLKREDLPPFEIVTGERLPAIFFKFQFRNVEYSSGRNKTFLCYVLETQGKESVTSRGYLEDEHAAAHAEMAFFNTILPKCESSLRYNVTWYVSSSPCVTCADRITETLKKNKNLRLTIMVGRLFMWEEPEMQAALKKMKSAGCKLRIMKPQDFEYVWQNFVEQDEGEEAKAFVPWEDIQENFQYYEEKLAEILH, encoded by the exons ATGGCAGAAAAGCAGGAGGAGCCCAGCAACACCCAGAATGGTGAACCTGACAACGCAGAAGAGGgcgaggagaaaaagaagaagttGAAGCGGGAAGACCTGCCACCGTTTGAAATTGTGACCGG GGAGCGCCTCCCAGCCATATTTTTCAAATTCCAGTTCAGGAACGTGGAATACAGCTCAGGCAGGAACAAAACCTTCCTGTGTTACGTTCTCGAGACCCAAGGCAAAGAGTCAGTGACTTCTCGGGGTTACCTGGAAGATGAGCATGCGGCCGCCCAtgcagaaatggcttttttcaaCACAATTTTACCAAAGTGCGAATCGAGCCTCCGCTACAACGTCACCTGGTACGTCTCCTCCAGTCCCTGCGTGACCTGCGCGGATCGGATAACCGAGACCCTAAAGAAGAACAAGAACCTGCGGCTGACAATCATGGTAGGGCGGCTCTTCATGTGGGAAGAGCCAGAAATGCAGGCTGccctgaaaaaaatgaagtcagctGGCTGCAAGCTGAGGATTATGAAGCCTCAAGACTTTGAGTATGTCTGGCAGAACTTTGTGGAGCAGGATGAAGGGGAGGAAGCAAAGGCTTTCGTGCCATGGGAGGACATTCAAGAGAACTTCCAGTATTATGAGGAAAAGCTGGCTGAGATTTTGCACTGA